A single Penaeus chinensis breed Huanghai No. 1 chromosome 7, ASM1920278v2, whole genome shotgun sequence DNA region contains:
- the LOC125027046 gene encoding NACHT, LRR and PYD domains-containing protein 3-like isoform X1, giving the protein MAKEKRNPKPSLKRISPKAVVKRKARKRKKANNRWILFARKRSKSLTVHPPVTMATGADQRRGLEVSLGVALKTWGRKALLLLYQDRFSKTHPGMEPYNILMLKAAARFMLKQNKAQADAIQKNEVARFDISALHLLLRFACDFSSGSNRWKDPKTLEGNIEKLKHLRNMEAHWTEEVYSKENLEEKWIELVKAITFVLKHGGLEQWMPIFKENLQLIKQGEIYDGEKVLLQKALQSELRELYRNSRKTTLMPLVWAGRLFRFQHSALQAYITTKFSFSQDRLETFIETNGLLENRGNCQVMVLQGESGTGKTSLLRYFASAWKGEQPCPVSTLNNIDYLMFLDCNAVSNTTFTTSDIIKAIFPVTSSSTDIGSIVEILRQATGRVMFLIDSFDERLDAFQKCFKELQIKFPKAIFLVTTRPHLTPAISNLCDDVPRVFTAHGFNWSSAKACVSKLLLVENKPENPDKLLKILSPHQELVKIPQLLCWCTWLWIEQGNTIFSTRGKIFYSLTDFMIRKLCHISNMRIIAEELPKEGQQWLSVVAEFAYNQAKKGLGSLSKTSEEIKCLEAIAKDLKLKPLEALSSLMQCDSFMSAQGEHVNFQFIHTSHANFLIAYHVFERLRNDKITITSLIKDLQMDREDHLNICG; this is encoded by the exons ATGGCAAAGGAAAAACGGAACCCTAAACCAAGCCTGAAACGAATTTCTCCCAAAGCTGTAGTAAaacgaaaagcaagaaaaagaaaaaaagcaaacaatcGTTGGATTCTCTTTGCTCGAAAAAGAAGCAAGAGcttg ACAGTTCATCCTCCAGTCACCATGGCAACGGGGGCGGACCAGAGGCGGGGCCTGGAAGTGAGCCTTGGAGTGGCACTCAAGACATGGGGGAGAAAGGCTTTGCTGCTCCTCTATCAGgacag GTTTTCAAAAACGCATCCAGGCATGGAACCTTATAACATCCTGATGTTGAAGGCCGCGGCGAGGTTTATGCTGAAGCAAAACAAGGCCCAGGCCGATGCCATCCAGAAGAACGAAGTCGCCAGGTTCGACATCAGCGCCCTCCATCTGCTGCTCCGTTTTGCGTGCGACTTCTCAAGCGGATCCAATCGCTGGAAAGATCCGAAGACGCTGGAAG GCAACATCGAAAAGCTGAAGCATTTACGTAACATGGAGGCCCACTGGACGGAGGAAGTTTACTCTAAGGAGAATCTAGAAGAGAAATGGATCGAGCTTGTGAAGGCTATAACGTTCGTTCTGAAGCATGGAGGTCTCGAGCAGTGGATGCCTATCTTCAAGGAGAATCTGCAGCTGATAAAGCAAGGAGAAATTTACGACGGGGAGAAAGTGCTGTTGCAAA AGGCTCTTCAGAGTGAACTTCGAGAACTTTATAGAAACAGTCGGAAAACAACGCTGATGCCCCTTGTGTGGGCTGGGCGTCTCTTTCGATTCCAACACAGTGCACTCCAAGCTTACATCACCACCAAGTTCTCCTTTAGTCAAGATAGG CTTGAGACCTTTATTGAAACCAATGGCTTGTTGGAAAATAGAGGCAACTGTCAAGTTATGGTGCTGCAGGGCGAGTCTGGCACCGGCAAGACGTCACTCCTCCGGTACTTTGCCTCTGCTTGGAAAGGGGAGCAGCCATGCCCTGTATCCACACTGAACAACATTGACTATCTTATGTTCCTGGATTGCAATGCCGTATCTAACACAACCTTCACAACTAGTGATATCATCAAAGCGATTTTCCCAGTAACATCCTCGTCCACAGATATCGGTTCAATTGTGGAAATTTTAAGGCAAGCGACAGGCCGTGTAATGTTTCTGATTGATTCCTTTGACGAGAGACTGGATGCTTTTCAAAAGTGTTTCAAGGAGCTGCAGATAAAATTTCCTAAAGCTATATTTTTGGTCACGACACGGCCGCATTTGACTCCTGCCATTAGCAACTTGTGCGATGATGTCCCACGGGTTTTCACAGCACACGGATTTAATTGGTCCAGCGCGAAAGCCTGTGTCAGTAAGCTTCTTCTTGTAGAAAATAAACCCGAGAACCCAGACAAGCTCCTCAAAATACTATCACCACACCAAGAACTTGTGAAAATCCCCCAGCTTTTGTGTTGGTGTACATGGCTGTGGATAGAACAGGGAAACACCATTTTTTCAACGCGTGGAAAAATATTTTACAGTTTGACAGACTTCATGATAAGGAAACTATGCCACATTAGTAATATGAGAATTATTGCAGAAGAACTACCAAAAGAAGGTCAACAATGGTTAAGTGTAGTGGCTGAATTTGCTTATAACCAGGCGAAAAAAGGGCTGGGTTCACTGAGTAAGACTAGTGAAGAAATTAAATGCTTGGAGGCTATAGCAAAGGACCTTAAGCTCAAGCCTCTTGAAGCTCTCTCAAGTCTTATGCAGTGTGACAGCTTTATGTCGGCACAAGGAGAACATGTAAATTTCCAGTTCATACACACCTCCCACGCAAACTTTCTCATAGCATATCATGTTTTCGAACGCCTGAGAAATGACAAAATCACAATTACCAGTCTCATAAAGGACTTGCAAATGGACCGAGAAGACCATCTTAACATTTGTGGTTAG
- the LOC125027045 gene encoding proprotein convertase subtilisin/kexin type 7-like: MKPVSFLFSLPDPPWDALLGILLFAFVSLTSVEGSLEVDPSEFPHRGDLHLVRGPSVLSLAWVVEIREGCSISQILGNLRRKPILDRGRGWQLQVESAPLRTNHTKGHSGTASDYATSTYAKMSGFHSYNGAFCPKDIPAHLILLKQIEPLGNVYVVAHPYFRTFSQQKRRWIQRRKRNACGSFRARNATDRQPDSCQNTIDSESVFLKVQACLEKVFRALPCIVYARQEVLRVRQKRRRIVFHDPLFEEQWHLRNPVPGQYDINVVGVWESGITGRGVTVCVIDDGLEWRHPDLRDNYNPAGSYDLNADDPDPSPVKNGERNEHGTRCAGEIAAATNSVCGVGVAYRANISGIRVLGGRMTDSMEAAAFIQGLDVNDIYSCSWGPDDDGRTVDGPHHLASRALAHGITYGRKGYGAIYVVASGNGGRKKDNCNFDGYANSIYTITIGAVDIRGQMPYYAEECAAMLAVMPSSGSNGHDIVTTDWREISATGCTKHHSGTSAAAPLAAAVVALALEVQPCLSWRDVQYLIALTSRKIDTANSDWSTNGAGLHHSHQHGFGLIDAAAVVSAATVWESVPFATSFTSRSMVVKRELPSQRLGEVTVSFEVTEEVLHGYALRILEFVQVRVTVEHQYRGSLQISLVCPSGTRSVLATPRDADNSSKGLSDWPLGTVRCWGEDPLGTYQMTVMHTRHQQLRGRLVSWQLVLHGCSMLPKELQERRRTVERAVRGEVVHVNRSHLCHPPELRFEPFQPLPERWLKVLIITGFFLLFMAVFNSIEYIFCYNDEKEKFYKKLKDLSAGRAMHQRGASGGRRVGTSDHRYGSMESGNGVPGGGGETALPPTACANEVLPLMTLDRGSSPTLSCDADVSSLNCDSDEDNLSSHCTSDTVVPKDTDVTDFTNDEFLSEADDERRGPTSVEIVH; this comes from the exons ATGAAGCCAGTCAGCTTTCTGTTCAGTCTTCCAGACCCTCCCTGGGATGCTCTGCTTGGCATCCTCCTTTTTGCATTTGTGTCCCTGACCTCTGTGGAAGGGAGTCTGGAGGTGGATCCTTCTGAGTTTCCCCACCGTGGTGACCTGCATCTGGTCCGTGGGCCAAGCGTGCTCTCCTTGGCTTGGGTGGTAGAGATCCGAGAAGGCTGCTCCATCAGTCAGATCCTGGGGAATTTAAGGAGAAAGCCAATCCTAGATAGAGGCAGGGGATGGCAGCTGCAAGTGGAGAGTGCACCATTACGGACAAACCATACCAAAGGCCATTCAGGCACGGCAAGTGATTATGCCACTAGTACTTATGCAAAAATGTCAGGCTTTCACTCCTATAATGGGGCGTTCTGTCCTAAGGATATACCAGCACATCTAATATTACTGAAACAGATTGAACCCTTGGGAAATGTGTATGTGGTGGCACACCCATATTTCAGAACATTTTCCCAGCAAAAGAGGAGATGGattcagaggagaaagagaaatgcctGTGGCAGTTTCCGAGCCAGAAatgcaacagacagacagccagacagttgCCAGAATACGATTGACAGTGAGAGTGTTTTCCTTAAAGTTCAAGCGTGCTTAGAAAAAGTTTTTCGTGCTCTCCCTTGTATTGTGTATGCTAGGCAAGAAGTACTTAGAGTGCGGCAGAAGCGACGTAGAATAGTCTTCCACGATCCACTCTTTGAGGAGCAGTGGCACCTG AGAAACCCAGTGCCAGGCCAGTATGACATCAACGTCGTAGGGGTGTGGGAGAGTGGCATCACGGGACGCGGCGTGACAGTGTGCGTGATCGACGACGGGCTGGAGTGGCGGCACCCGGATCTAAGGGATAATTACAACCCGGCTGGATCCTACGACCTCAACGCTGATGACCCCGATCCTTCGCCTGTTAAGAATGGAG AGCGGAATGAGCATGGAACTAGGTGTGCGGGGGAGATTGCTGCTGCAACCaacagtgtgtgtggtgttggggttGCCTACCGTGCTAACATCTCAGGCATCCGTGTACTTGGTGGTCGCATGACAGACTCCATGGAGGCAGCTGCGTTCATTCAGGGACTAGATGTCAATGATATTTACTCTTGCAG CTGGGGACCTGATGATGATGGGCGGACAGTGGATGGGCCACACCACCTTGCCAGCCGTGCCTTGGCACATGGCATTACCTATGGCAGGAAGGGCTATGGTGCAATCTACGTTGTGGCTTCAGGCAATGGtggcagaaagaaagataatt GTAACTTTGATGGCTATGCCAATTCCATCTACACGATAACAATTGGAGCAGTGGACATTCGGGGGCAGATGCCTTACTATGCAGAGGAATGTGCTGCTATGCTAGCTGTCATGCCCAGCTCTGGTAGTAATGGACATGATATT GTAACAACGGACTGGCGTGAGATCAGTGCCACAGGATGCACCAAGCATCACTCAGGCACATCGGCAGCAGCTCCCTTGGCAGCAGCGGTGGTGGCACTGGCCTTAGAGGTGCAGCCATGCCTCTCATGGAGAGATGTGCAGTACCTAATCGCACTGACATCTAGGAAG ATCGACACAGCTAATTCGGACTGGTCGACAAATGGGGCCGGCCTGCACCACTCGCACCAGCATGGCTTTGGGCTTATCGACGCGGCTGCTGTGGTTTCGGCTGCAACGGTGTGGGAGTCAGTGCCCTTTGCAACTTCCTTCACCTCCAGAAGCATGGTCGTCAAGCGCGAACTTCCCTCACAGCGGCTTGGCGAAGTCACTGTTTCGTTCGAGGTCACGGAGGAGGTGCTCCATGGCTATGCCTTGCGGATCCTGGAGTTCGTGCAG GTGCGTGTGACAGTGGAGCATCAGTACCGAGGCAGCCTCCAGATCAGCCTGGTGTGTCCTAGTGGCACCCGATCTGTGCTTGCCACGCCAAGGGATGCTGACAA CTCTTCCAAGGGTCTCAGTGACTGGCCTCTGGGGACTGTGCGTTGCTGGGGTGAGGACCCCTTGGGAACATACCAGATGACTGTCATGCACACGCGTCACCAGCAACTTAGGGGCCGGCTGGTATCGTGGCAACTGGTGCTTCATGGGTGCTCTATGTTGCCCAAGGAgttgcaggagaggaggag GACAGTGGAGCGTGCTGTAAGAGGAGAGGTGGTGCATGTGAACAGGAGCCATCTGTGTCATCCGCCGGAACTGAGGTTTGAGCCCTTCCAACCCCTGCCAGAAAGGTGGCTGAAG GTGTTAATCATCACGGGGTTCTTCCTGCTGTTCATGGCAGTCTTCAACTCCATTGAGTACATCTTTTGCTAcaatgatgagaaggagaagtTCTACAAGAAGTTGAAGGACCTCTCAGCAGGACGGGCTATGCACCAGCGGGGGGCGAGTGGGGGCCGTAGGGTGGGCACCTCAGATCACCGCTATGGCAGCATGGAGTCAGGCAATGGTGTaccgggtggggggggtgagacagCCCTCCCTCCGACTGCCTGTGCCAATGAAGTGCTTCCCCTGATGACTCTCGACCGGGGGAGCTCCCCAACGCTTTCCTGTGATGCTGACGTATCTAGTCTGAActgtgatagtgatgaggataatctCTCATCCCACTGCACAAGTGATACTGTAGTACCAAAGGACACGGATGTCACAGACTTCACTAATGATGAGTTCCTTTCAGAGGCAGATGATGAGCGGAGAGGGCCAACTAGTGTGGAGATTGTACATTGA
- the LOC125027046 gene encoding NACHT, LRR and PYD domains-containing protein 3-like isoform X2, with the protein MKRLSSREPYEQKFTMATGADQRRGLEVSLGVALKTWGRKALLLLYQDRFSKTHPGMEPYNILMLKAAARFMLKQNKAQADAIQKNEVARFDISALHLLLRFACDFSSGSNRWKDPKTLEGNIEKLKHLRNMEAHWTEEVYSKENLEEKWIELVKAITFVLKHGGLEQWMPIFKENLQLIKQGEIYDGEKVLLQKALQSELRELYRNSRKTTLMPLVWAGRLFRFQHSALQAYITTKFSFSQDRLETFIETNGLLENRGNCQVMVLQGESGTGKTSLLRYFASAWKGEQPCPVSTLNNIDYLMFLDCNAVSNTTFTTSDIIKAIFPVTSSSTDIGSIVEILRQATGRVMFLIDSFDERLDAFQKCFKELQIKFPKAIFLVTTRPHLTPAISNLCDDVPRVFTAHGFNWSSAKACVSKLLLVENKPENPDKLLKILSPHQELVKIPQLLCWCTWLWIEQGNTIFSTRGKIFYSLTDFMIRKLCHISNMRIIAEELPKEGQQWLSVVAEFAYNQAKKGLGSLSKTSEEIKCLEAIAKDLKLKPLEALSSLMQCDSFMSAQGEHVNFQFIHTSHANFLIAYHVFERLRNDKITITSLIKDLQMDREDHLNICG; encoded by the exons ATGAAGAGGCTTTCATCCCGTGAACCGTACGAACAAAAAT TCACCATGGCAACGGGGGCGGACCAGAGGCGGGGCCTGGAAGTGAGCCTTGGAGTGGCACTCAAGACATGGGGGAGAAAGGCTTTGCTGCTCCTCTATCAGgacag GTTTTCAAAAACGCATCCAGGCATGGAACCTTATAACATCCTGATGTTGAAGGCCGCGGCGAGGTTTATGCTGAAGCAAAACAAGGCCCAGGCCGATGCCATCCAGAAGAACGAAGTCGCCAGGTTCGACATCAGCGCCCTCCATCTGCTGCTCCGTTTTGCGTGCGACTTCTCAAGCGGATCCAATCGCTGGAAAGATCCGAAGACGCTGGAAG GCAACATCGAAAAGCTGAAGCATTTACGTAACATGGAGGCCCACTGGACGGAGGAAGTTTACTCTAAGGAGAATCTAGAAGAGAAATGGATCGAGCTTGTGAAGGCTATAACGTTCGTTCTGAAGCATGGAGGTCTCGAGCAGTGGATGCCTATCTTCAAGGAGAATCTGCAGCTGATAAAGCAAGGAGAAATTTACGACGGGGAGAAAGTGCTGTTGCAAA AGGCTCTTCAGAGTGAACTTCGAGAACTTTATAGAAACAGTCGGAAAACAACGCTGATGCCCCTTGTGTGGGCTGGGCGTCTCTTTCGATTCCAACACAGTGCACTCCAAGCTTACATCACCACCAAGTTCTCCTTTAGTCAAGATAGG CTTGAGACCTTTATTGAAACCAATGGCTTGTTGGAAAATAGAGGCAACTGTCAAGTTATGGTGCTGCAGGGCGAGTCTGGCACCGGCAAGACGTCACTCCTCCGGTACTTTGCCTCTGCTTGGAAAGGGGAGCAGCCATGCCCTGTATCCACACTGAACAACATTGACTATCTTATGTTCCTGGATTGCAATGCCGTATCTAACACAACCTTCACAACTAGTGATATCATCAAAGCGATTTTCCCAGTAACATCCTCGTCCACAGATATCGGTTCAATTGTGGAAATTTTAAGGCAAGCGACAGGCCGTGTAATGTTTCTGATTGATTCCTTTGACGAGAGACTGGATGCTTTTCAAAAGTGTTTCAAGGAGCTGCAGATAAAATTTCCTAAAGCTATATTTTTGGTCACGACACGGCCGCATTTGACTCCTGCCATTAGCAACTTGTGCGATGATGTCCCACGGGTTTTCACAGCACACGGATTTAATTGGTCCAGCGCGAAAGCCTGTGTCAGTAAGCTTCTTCTTGTAGAAAATAAACCCGAGAACCCAGACAAGCTCCTCAAAATACTATCACCACACCAAGAACTTGTGAAAATCCCCCAGCTTTTGTGTTGGTGTACATGGCTGTGGATAGAACAGGGAAACACCATTTTTTCAACGCGTGGAAAAATATTTTACAGTTTGACAGACTTCATGATAAGGAAACTATGCCACATTAGTAATATGAGAATTATTGCAGAAGAACTACCAAAAGAAGGTCAACAATGGTTAAGTGTAGTGGCTGAATTTGCTTATAACCAGGCGAAAAAAGGGCTGGGTTCACTGAGTAAGACTAGTGAAGAAATTAAATGCTTGGAGGCTATAGCAAAGGACCTTAAGCTCAAGCCTCTTGAAGCTCTCTCAAGTCTTATGCAGTGTGACAGCTTTATGTCGGCACAAGGAGAACATGTAAATTTCCAGTTCATACACACCTCCCACGCAAACTTTCTCATAGCATATCATGTTTTCGAACGCCTGAGAAATGACAAAATCACAATTACCAGTCTCATAAAGGACTTGCAAATGGACCGAGAAGACCATCTTAACATTTGTGGTTAG
- the LOC125027046 gene encoding NACHT, LRR and PYD domains-containing protein 3-like isoform X3, with translation MATGADQRRGLEVSLGVALKTWGRKALLLLYQDRFSKTHPGMEPYNILMLKAAARFMLKQNKAQADAIQKNEVARFDISALHLLLRFACDFSSGSNRWKDPKTLEGNIEKLKHLRNMEAHWTEEVYSKENLEEKWIELVKAITFVLKHGGLEQWMPIFKENLQLIKQGEIYDGEKVLLQKALQSELRELYRNSRKTTLMPLVWAGRLFRFQHSALQAYITTKFSFSQDRLETFIETNGLLENRGNCQVMVLQGESGTGKTSLLRYFASAWKGEQPCPVSTLNNIDYLMFLDCNAVSNTTFTTSDIIKAIFPVTSSSTDIGSIVEILRQATGRVMFLIDSFDERLDAFQKCFKELQIKFPKAIFLVTTRPHLTPAISNLCDDVPRVFTAHGFNWSSAKACVSKLLLVENKPENPDKLLKILSPHQELVKIPQLLCWCTWLWIEQGNTIFSTRGKIFYSLTDFMIRKLCHISNMRIIAEELPKEGQQWLSVVAEFAYNQAKKGLGSLSKTSEEIKCLEAIAKDLKLKPLEALSSLMQCDSFMSAQGEHVNFQFIHTSHANFLIAYHVFERLRNDKITITSLIKDLQMDREDHLNICG, from the exons ATGGCAACGGGGGCGGACCAGAGGCGGGGCCTGGAAGTGAGCCTTGGAGTGGCACTCAAGACATGGGGGAGAAAGGCTTTGCTGCTCCTCTATCAGgacag GTTTTCAAAAACGCATCCAGGCATGGAACCTTATAACATCCTGATGTTGAAGGCCGCGGCGAGGTTTATGCTGAAGCAAAACAAGGCCCAGGCCGATGCCATCCAGAAGAACGAAGTCGCCAGGTTCGACATCAGCGCCCTCCATCTGCTGCTCCGTTTTGCGTGCGACTTCTCAAGCGGATCCAATCGCTGGAAAGATCCGAAGACGCTGGAAG GCAACATCGAAAAGCTGAAGCATTTACGTAACATGGAGGCCCACTGGACGGAGGAAGTTTACTCTAAGGAGAATCTAGAAGAGAAATGGATCGAGCTTGTGAAGGCTATAACGTTCGTTCTGAAGCATGGAGGTCTCGAGCAGTGGATGCCTATCTTCAAGGAGAATCTGCAGCTGATAAAGCAAGGAGAAATTTACGACGGGGAGAAAGTGCTGTTGCAAA AGGCTCTTCAGAGTGAACTTCGAGAACTTTATAGAAACAGTCGGAAAACAACGCTGATGCCCCTTGTGTGGGCTGGGCGTCTCTTTCGATTCCAACACAGTGCACTCCAAGCTTACATCACCACCAAGTTCTCCTTTAGTCAAGATAGG CTTGAGACCTTTATTGAAACCAATGGCTTGTTGGAAAATAGAGGCAACTGTCAAGTTATGGTGCTGCAGGGCGAGTCTGGCACCGGCAAGACGTCACTCCTCCGGTACTTTGCCTCTGCTTGGAAAGGGGAGCAGCCATGCCCTGTATCCACACTGAACAACATTGACTATCTTATGTTCCTGGATTGCAATGCCGTATCTAACACAACCTTCACAACTAGTGATATCATCAAAGCGATTTTCCCAGTAACATCCTCGTCCACAGATATCGGTTCAATTGTGGAAATTTTAAGGCAAGCGACAGGCCGTGTAATGTTTCTGATTGATTCCTTTGACGAGAGACTGGATGCTTTTCAAAAGTGTTTCAAGGAGCTGCAGATAAAATTTCCTAAAGCTATATTTTTGGTCACGACACGGCCGCATTTGACTCCTGCCATTAGCAACTTGTGCGATGATGTCCCACGGGTTTTCACAGCACACGGATTTAATTGGTCCAGCGCGAAAGCCTGTGTCAGTAAGCTTCTTCTTGTAGAAAATAAACCCGAGAACCCAGACAAGCTCCTCAAAATACTATCACCACACCAAGAACTTGTGAAAATCCCCCAGCTTTTGTGTTGGTGTACATGGCTGTGGATAGAACAGGGAAACACCATTTTTTCAACGCGTGGAAAAATATTTTACAGTTTGACAGACTTCATGATAAGGAAACTATGCCACATTAGTAATATGAGAATTATTGCAGAAGAACTACCAAAAGAAGGTCAACAATGGTTAAGTGTAGTGGCTGAATTTGCTTATAACCAGGCGAAAAAAGGGCTGGGTTCACTGAGTAAGACTAGTGAAGAAATTAAATGCTTGGAGGCTATAGCAAAGGACCTTAAGCTCAAGCCTCTTGAAGCTCTCTCAAGTCTTATGCAGTGTGACAGCTTTATGTCGGCACAAGGAGAACATGTAAATTTCCAGTTCATACACACCTCCCACGCAAACTTTCTCATAGCATATCATGTTTTCGAACGCCTGAGAAATGACAAAATCACAATTACCAGTCTCATAAAGGACTTGCAAATGGACCGAGAAGACCATCTTAACATTTGTGGTTAG